In a single window of the Tellurirhabdus bombi genome:
- a CDS encoding SusC/RagA family TonB-linked outer membrane protein, whose translation MKKHYRIVVYWVLIILLPGWAFAQNRRVTGRVTSDTDGTSLPGVNVVVKGTTNGVSTDADGNYSITLPDDKTILTYSSIGLIPQEITVGTRSVVNVRMKESVSELAQVVVTGYNSTQKKDITGSIAIVTSDKFKDIPVTGFDQALQGQAAGVQVSQSSGTPGGGVTVRIRGNTSISASNRPLFIVDGIPVEDGFLSQRDFGGQNDNAFSLLNPNDIEAIQVLKDASAKAIYGSRAANGVVLITTKKGKANQKTTFTADVQRGITEVVRKPDLLNASELLELQREAVINAGQDPDQLGLIRGVTDGVNTNWVDEVLRQGVYQQYQLSASGGNERTNFYISGNYRDEEGVQLNNRFTRMSGKVRFDHKATSALTFGTDLTLSRTLNKRIKGDNFLDGVYSGAVKSLPYYAPYNEQGKLYGPGDPNYAGFPNFNPVAQALLPRFDVYTVKMLGGIYGEYELLQNLRFRSKFSIDYNQVTEDQFESSATAIGGYLSNVGGRGYGVFSSGTYSTFINTNTLTYNFNLAEKHRFNALLGFEVLQRQERSSNVIGRLFPSDDFTYITSAGIVDNGSSSVVKSGLLSGFGEIRYDYDDRYLVTFTGRYDGSSRFGRDRQFGFFPSVSLGWRLSQEEFLKDASVLNDLKLRASFGYTGNERIGDYQFLGTWSSVTYSGATGLGPAALANPTLQWERTREANVGVDASFFNGRLNLTVDAYDNLTDRLLFAEPIPLTTGFGSLQGNIGKVSNRGLELTLSTVNFDKNGFRWSTDLNISHNRNKVIELASDEPLFRGYTADGVSNTNVVLPGQPLGTFWGLKFLGVDPATGDAIYDDKNGDGRISPDDGQVIGNAQPKLFGGLTNRFSWKGFDLSVFFQSSYGNKILNFSNTTSLNTGADLQNNQSRKALERWQNPGDMTSVPRYVYQNSYNNYHSSRFIEDGSYLRLKNVSIGYAIPKKYLQRLRIVSTARIFASGTNLWTLTRYSGPDPEVSTLDGSTTAQGIDFFTVPQYKMMTVGVTLNL comes from the coding sequence ATGAAAAAACACTACCGGATTGTTGTTTACTGGGTACTCATTATTTTGCTGCCTGGCTGGGCGTTTGCGCAAAATCGCCGTGTCACAGGTAGAGTCACGTCAGACACCGATGGAACCTCCTTACCGGGTGTGAACGTGGTCGTTAAAGGAACAACAAACGGCGTTAGTACCGATGCCGACGGAAATTACAGCATTACCCTTCCCGATGATAAAACCATATTAACGTATAGCTCTATTGGCTTGATTCCGCAGGAAATTACTGTCGGAACGCGTTCAGTTGTTAATGTGCGAATGAAAGAGTCGGTTAGTGAATTGGCCCAGGTGGTCGTCACGGGTTATAATTCTACCCAGAAGAAAGACATCACCGGTTCCATTGCAATCGTTACCTCCGACAAATTCAAAGACATTCCGGTTACGGGTTTTGATCAGGCTCTGCAAGGACAGGCAGCCGGTGTACAGGTTTCACAATCGTCAGGAACACCGGGCGGGGGGGTTACCGTTCGTATTCGCGGAAATACATCCATCTCCGCCAGCAACCGACCTTTGTTTATTGTCGATGGCATACCCGTAGAAGATGGCTTCTTATCTCAGCGTGATTTTGGTGGGCAGAATGACAATGCATTTTCCCTGCTCAACCCCAACGATATTGAAGCCATTCAGGTACTGAAAGATGCTTCGGCAAAGGCGATCTACGGCTCGCGGGCGGCCAATGGCGTCGTACTCATTACTACGAAAAAAGGAAAAGCAAACCAGAAAACAACGTTTACGGCTGATGTACAGCGTGGGATTACGGAAGTTGTCCGCAAGCCTGACTTGCTGAACGCCAGTGAGTTGCTTGAGCTGCAACGAGAAGCCGTGATCAACGCAGGCCAGGACCCCGATCAGCTTGGGCTGATTAGAGGTGTTACCGATGGGGTAAATACGAACTGGGTAGACGAAGTGCTGCGTCAGGGAGTTTATCAACAATATCAGCTTTCAGCATCCGGAGGAAATGAACGCACCAATTTTTACATCAGTGGCAACTACCGCGACGAGGAAGGGGTGCAGTTGAATAACCGATTTACGCGGATGTCGGGTAAAGTACGGTTTGATCACAAGGCAACTTCAGCGCTAACTTTTGGAACCGATCTGACGCTTTCACGTACCTTGAACAAGCGGATCAAGGGCGATAACTTTTTGGATGGCGTGTATTCTGGTGCTGTGAAAAGCCTGCCTTATTACGCGCCTTATAATGAGCAGGGGAAATTATACGGCCCTGGAGACCCCAATTACGCAGGTTTCCCGAACTTTAATCCGGTAGCGCAGGCATTGCTGCCGCGGTTTGATGTGTATACGGTAAAAATGCTGGGTGGTATCTATGGAGAATACGAGTTGCTCCAGAATCTGCGTTTTCGCTCAAAGTTTAGTATTGATTACAACCAGGTAACCGAAGATCAATTTGAGTCATCGGCCACCGCCATCGGAGGCTATTTATCCAACGTTGGTGGACGCGGCTACGGGGTCTTCTCCTCCGGCACGTATTCGACCTTTATCAATACCAATACCCTAACTTATAATTTTAACCTGGCCGAGAAACACCGCTTTAATGCGCTTTTAGGGTTTGAAGTTTTGCAGCGGCAGGAACGCTCTTCCAACGTTATTGGGCGTTTGTTTCCAAGTGATGATTTCACCTATATCACTTCGGCCGGTATTGTTGATAACGGAAGTTCGAGCGTTGTAAAAAGTGGCTTGTTATCGGGTTTCGGTGAAATTCGCTATGATTACGACGACCGCTACCTGGTCACGTTTACAGGCCGTTACGATGGTTCTTCCCGCTTCGGGCGCGACCGGCAATTTGGCTTTTTCCCGTCCGTGTCCTTAGGCTGGCGGCTGTCGCAGGAGGAGTTCCTCAAGGATGCTTCTGTCTTGAACGATTTGAAACTGCGGGCCAGTTTTGGGTATACAGGAAATGAGCGAATTGGAGATTATCAATTTCTAGGAACTTGGTCGTCGGTTACCTATAGCGGTGCTACCGGGTTAGGGCCGGCGGCGCTGGCCAACCCAACCCTGCAATGGGAGCGGACGCGCGAAGCCAACGTGGGTGTGGATGCTTCCTTTTTCAATGGTCGGCTGAATCTAACCGTGGATGCTTACGATAACCTGACGGATCGCCTGCTGTTTGCCGAGCCTATTCCGCTCACGACGGGTTTTGGCTCGCTACAGGGAAATATCGGGAAAGTATCCAACCGCGGTCTTGAATTGACGCTATCGACGGTCAATTTTGACAAAAATGGGTTTCGCTGGAGCACCGATCTTAATATTTCGCACAATAGAAATAAAGTTATAGAACTGGCCAGCGACGAACCGCTGTTCCGGGGCTATACGGCCGATGGCGTCAGCAACACAAACGTTGTTTTGCCAGGGCAGCCGCTAGGAACCTTCTGGGGCTTGAAGTTTCTGGGCGTTGATCCGGCTACGGGCGATGCCATTTACGATGACAAAAACGGCGACGGACGGATTTCACCCGATGATGGTCAGGTCATTGGCAACGCTCAACCCAAATTGTTTGGTGGGCTTACCAATCGCTTTTCCTGGAAAGGCTTTGATCTGAGCGTATTCTTTCAGTCCTCATACGGCAACAAGATTCTTAACTTTTCAAATACCACATCGCTGAATACCGGGGCTGATTTACAGAATAACCAGTCTCGCAAAGCGCTGGAGCGGTGGCAGAATCCGGGTGACATGACGAGCGTTCCGCGCTATGTCTATCAGAACTCCTACAACAATTACCACAGCAGCCGCTTTATCGAAGATGGGTCGTACCTGCGTCTTAAAAACGTGTCAATCGGTTACGCAATTCCTAAAAAATACCTACAACGATTACGCATTGTATCAACCGCACGAATTTTTGCTTCGGGAACCAACCTCTGGACATTGACCCGCTACAGTGGACCTGACCCAGAAGTAAGCACGCTGGATGGTTCGACGACCGCGCAGGGAATCGACTTTTTTACGGTGCCGCAATACAAAATGATGACGGTTGGAGTGACCTTGAATTTATAG